Proteins from a single region of Thiomicrorhabdus sp. Kp2:
- a CDS encoding 2OG-Fe(II) oxygenase, translated as MTKNDSAQNFITVYENVLSPQNCKALIEKFEANPQCQKDEHQQDKTSDWKMQFTQINFLESDAFEQEAKQLQPLFLQAINAYKKEHHIQPHQWPEQFKLEPIRMKRYLPNANDSFGEHVDVSDYASARRFLVFYIYLNDDFEGGETSFKQFNIKVKPKQGSLILFPPMWNWLHQAHAVKGKNPKYIVGSYMHYV; from the coding sequence ATGACAAAAAATGACTCTGCCCAAAACTTTATTACCGTTTATGAAAATGTGCTCTCGCCACAGAATTGCAAAGCCTTGATAGAAAAGTTTGAAGCTAATCCTCAGTGCCAAAAAGATGAACACCAACAAGATAAAACCAGTGACTGGAAAATGCAATTCACCCAAATTAACTTTTTAGAAAGTGACGCGTTTGAGCAAGAAGCAAAACAACTTCAACCGCTATTTTTACAAGCCATTAATGCCTACAAAAAAGAACATCATATTCAACCGCACCAATGGCCAGAACAATTTAAGTTAGAACCGATTCGTATGAAACGCTACCTACCCAATGCAAATGATAGCTTTGGCGAACATGTCGATGTATCGGATTATGCATCGGCAAGGCGATTTTTAGTGTTTTATATTTATTTGAACGATGATTTTGAAGGTGGAGAAACCAGCTTTAAACAGTTCAATATTAAAGTTAAACCCAAACAGGGAAGCCTTATTTTATTTCCACCCATGTGGAACTGGTTGCACCAAGCCCATGCCGTAAAAGGCAAAAATCCAAAATACATTGTTGGGAGTTATATGCATTATGTTTAA